The nucleotide window gcaccaaaaaactaagaaaatacaaggaaacaTTAACGCCTGAAGGTGACAGGACTGTGGGCCTTACAAATTCTAAACAGATACGTAGTACTTTtacaacagaagagaaaatgtaggggcgcctgcctggctggctcagtcggttaagcgtctgccttcggctcaggtcctgggatggagccccacatcggctccctgctcggtggggagtctgcttctccctctccctgccgctccccctgcttgtgctctctcactcactctccctcaaatatttaaaatatgaaagaaagaaagaaagaaagaaagaaagaaagaaagaaagaaaagaagatgtaaCATGTGAGCAGTTCTACACCTTACAAGTACAGCACAGTCTTTCCGTANCACCTTACAAGTACGGCAGTCTTTCCGTAAACATTATCACGTTGGACCACTGCAATCCTTACACGGAGATGGGTCACGATTTTAGGCACCCTTGTCTACGGAGAAGGAAGCCACAGTTtaaagaatttaagtaactttcccaaagtcTCTCGTTTCCAGTGACTAAGCAGCGACTCAAACTCAGGGCTGCCCTTCCCTGGCTGTCACCCACCCGCACAAGGCCCCACTTCCGCCCTCACCTCTTTCTGGGCCACCTGGAAGGGGATGGCCTTGCGCATGTGCTGCCGAGTGATGCCACTCCAGCGGGTGCGGTAGTCCACGATGGGCATCTCAGGCCGGATGTACTTGTCATAGAGGACGTCGCCATGGTAACTCACCACAGAGCAGCGGGCCAGCTCGCTCACCCGCCCTCTGGGTCCCGTGCCCACCATCTCGCAGTCGATAGCCACGCACTTGCTGGGCCAGGGCCCCGCAGAGTCCGTGGGGGTGGGCTTTCTGCTCCATGAGGCACCTCTGGATTCATTCCTCTGACGCTGCATCCCGCTGCTGGTGGCTTCAGGGCCCCGCAGCGCCCCCGACGGCGCGGGCAGCGGGGAGGATCGCAGCTCTGGGGACATGCTCAGCAGCCCCTGCTCCTGCAGCAGCGCCTTCCAGGCCATGAATCGCTGGTGCTGTCGGCTCCTCCTCTTGTGCTTTCTCCGAAGCACATCCTTGGCATGCAGGCTagccagggaagggcagaggcactGCGCAGGCTCAGGGCCTTCCCGGGAAACCATCCCCATCAGCTCGCCGCTCGGGGAAAGCGCGACCCGGGGGATGCTCTGCCAGCAGGGCGGCGCTCTGCAGAAAGAACACACAGGGCAGAGGTGCCGGTGAGAGGTGTGCCACCCCTGCCCCACGTTCACCGCCGGGCCTCCGGGGAGCCCTAGACTTGTCTCGGCCTTCCACACTGAGTCCATCCAGGACCTTGTGTTATCATCACGGCACTGAGTCAGGCCCACGTGCAAATCAccgttctaagtactttacacgGAATCGCTAAGTATTCCCAACAACCCGAACAAGTATGCTTATCTTCATCTCACGGGTGAGAAAACTGAGCACAGAGGATAAGTAACCTGCCCACGCAGTAAGACGCAAGAGCTGATTCGAACCCAGGATCCACGGTCTCAGCCTCCAAGCCACAGCTGACCTCCAGGAGCATCAGCAGCAAGTCGTAGAGAGGCACAGATGCGGGAAAATCCAGGCCACagcagcagtgtgtgtgtgtctgtgtgtatatacagacacacacacacacacaaaaaaatcccatttttaaatttttaaaatttattttaagtaatctctatacccagcgtggggctcgaactcatgaccccgagatcaagagtcctgtgctcctcttgactgagccagccaggcaacccaattccagttttttaaaaaacaaagaatcctttGTGAAAGCACAGACCCTCagaaactggagggaaaaaaattcacaagagGTTCAGGACAGCTGTATTTTTGGTACGTGTTGACCAGAATAAGGTAGTTTATTAAGCGACTTTCTACTTCGCCCACCACAAGAGCATGCACACAGTTCTCAACAGCCGGGCGCGTGGCTGAGTCACCACTGACTGCGGCAGGGGTGTGCTGGTCAGGCTCAGCTCATGGGAAGGACAAACAGAAAAGGCAGTGCCTGCAGGTCCCTCCGGCACGAGCACCTGGAAATGTCTGAAGTTCATGGGGGTTTTCAAATCGCACGCAACAAGGCCAGCAGCTGCCCAAGAGCGAGGGACCTGCTTGGAAAGCTTTACTCACTTGCTCAGTCAGCAGGCACATTTTCAACAGACCAGAAAAACCAGGACTTTCAAGTCGGCAGAGCAGGGTTTTAACTCGGCGCTTTAGAAGTTACCCGAACTGCTTAGCTTCTGGTTCCCTGCACGCGAAATGGCCCTACTACCACCTTCCCTGAAGACGAGATGACACAGTACATGTGTGCTTGCTCTGCATACATTACATACAGTAAGGGCTCAATTACcacctgctccccttccccccagagAGGCTGAGACTCTCCTCAGGCTGGCAGCCAGCTCTTCCCAGGCCAAAGCTGCCTCGGCCCCGACTCACTGCCCCTCCCGACCCACAGGCCTCTCCCTTACCTGTCTTTCCACTCACATACCTCCTCTCCTGTCTACACCTTCCAGGAAGCCCTGTGGGACAATCCCTGATCCCACTGGGTTGCAGAGCCgccctggggctccctggggtcccaactgtgccaggtgctgagcacagaggaacAAAGGCGGATCCTAGACTCCAAGAAGCTTAGCCTCAACGCAGAGACAGAAACAAAGCACAAGGCGTGTGCACAGCTGGGTCAGAAGTGCTAGGGAAACACAACAGGCTGGAGGATGATTCTGGGAGCCTTGCTGGAAGAGATTAAATCTCTGTGAAGAGGAAATAGTAACCCTCCAAATGACAGGGAGATGAACTGGTGGCCGCGGCAAAGGCCTGAAAGAGAAGGAACCTAGGGCTGAGGAAGAGGGGCCCACAAGTAGCCTGATGCCACGGGGGCACAAAGCACAAGGTGAGTCATGGCTGGAGGAACTGTCCCCTCTGCCCTTTTTACCACTTAACCTTCTGTCCCCACTCTGGGAGGGCCACCACACGCCATGGTGGTCCCACCCTATACCCGTAAGCTGGTGTCCCCAGACTGGTCTCTGCTGGTCAACTGAGGGAGGCCCAGAGCACCCAGGGAAGTCACTGACTTCCTGACCCCAGACATTTGCAATCTAGCCGGGGAACAAAGAAATTCACCCCTCCATGCCTGCCAGCACAACCATGGAAGAATTTACTACACTTTAAGACAAGAGTTAAACAGTGTCTACCTCAAAGGCTCTGAAGGCCGGGATACGTGtgtctttgcccctcccccaacagccAGCCCCGGGGCTGGCATCAAGCAGGTCCTCTTCGGAAGTGTGTGAAGGGAGCTGAGGCCGGGCTTGCCACCGGCCAGACTGTGGGGATCGCAGGGCTGGAGGTGACAGAGAATTCAGGAAACTCCACATTTGGCAAGGAGGCTGTCAGACTCTCACCACGGTGTGTGCTCGGGACGGGAGCAGTGAACGAAGGACAGACTCACCAGGCCGAGCACTGGACAGACAGAAACGCCGGGTTAGTGCAGCGTGGCAGTGGAGGGACATGTTGAAGGGTTTCAGGAAGGTCTGTCAGGAGCACAGAAAGGGAAGCGCATCCAGAGAAAAGGCAGATACAAAGTCCAGGAGGCAAAGCGCCTCCACtgtcagaggggaaggaggccgGTGGAACAATGGAAAAGGAGGTCGTGGGTGAGGAGACGGGGTAGAGGGAACAGCGAGGGACCACTGTTTCTGGAAGGGGGATGAAAGTTTGGGCATGATGTGGGGATTGATGGGGAACAGGATCCCTACTGCCTTATCGGAGGAGCTCTGGAGAAGAATCTGAACAGTGGCAGAGATTAAGAGGCGTGGGGAGGAGTGCTGCTTGGTGATGCCAGGGCGAGGCATATGGTGACCCACCCTGACTCATCCTCCCTCTGGCTTGCTCATCCACTCCCCAAGAAGCCGTCTCCTTTCAAAAGTGCACGTAACTATAATAGACATCCTCACCTCGAAAAGTCACAAATTTGAGCTGACGAATACAGAAGCTCCATTTGCCCCAGCCCAGCAATGGGGAGAACTGggccctttcccttctctgacaGGGCTCCGGGCCCTGCAGGTCAGGAGCTGAGCCTGAGAGCAGGGTCAGTGGCCTTCCTTGACCCTGCCGGCAAGGTTTCAAAGGAGCCAGAAATGAAGTTCCCTGAGAAAAAGTGGCCTTGTGCTTCGAGAGCTGAAAGCAAGTGCTCTTACTGCAGGCCCTAACCCTGCTGACCTGTCAGAAACAACAATTAATTATCTAGGACATGCCGCACGCACCCTGGGCCCCAGAGAGGAGCTCAGCAAGGTCGGAGAGAAGTGTGGCTCAAATAACACAACAGGTTCGGTAAGGACACATCTCCCACCAGCCGGAACTATGTCTTTGGGGATCAGCAGTCATCTGGCCTCCGGGCAGGGTTTGTGGCCTAAGGCAAGGACCTCAGCAGCAGAGTCCCCAGAGCAAAGGCCCCAAAGGAGCCACGAAGTCACACCGCCAGCGGTGGCAGGGTTACGGACCAGGGGCTGATGGGGAAGGCAGCAGGCGGTTGTAGGCCCACTCCTTGCTGCCCTGGTCCTAAAAGCTAGATGGCCTGGACCAAGTCACCAACCCCTGACCACAAAACGAGGGTTTATTAAAACCGAGGGTGGAACTAGGTTTGGGGCTTCCCCCAAAGCAGTTAGAACGTCTGTTTAAAACGCCGATCCTCAGGCCTACCCCCACGCTGTCCTAACTGCCATTTTGGGGAACGGGATCTGAGATGCTGTAT belongs to Ailuropoda melanoleuca isolate Jingjing chromosome 9, ASM200744v2, whole genome shotgun sequence and includes:
- the AEN gene encoding apoptosis-enhancing nuclease isoform X2, coding for MGMVSREGPEPAQCLCPSLASLHAKDVLRRKHKRRSRQHQRFMAWKALLQEQGLLSMSPELRSSPLPAPSGALRGPEATSSGMQRQRNESRGASWSRKPTPTDSAGPWPSKCVAIDCEMVGTGPRGRVSELARCSVVSYHGDVLYDKYIRPEMPIVDYRTRWSGITRQHMRKAIPFQVAQKEILKLLKGKVVVGHALHNDFQALKYVHPRSQTRDTTYVPSLLHQPGLPTRARASLKDLALQLLHKKIQAGQHGHSSVEDAVTAMELYRLVEVRWEEQEARSLPPRPEDREPDSSTDMEQYMEDQYWPEDLAQAPHGGTGEAQD
- the AEN gene encoding apoptosis-enhancing nuclease isoform X1, whose amino-acid sequence is MLLEVSCGLEAETVDPGFESALASYCVGRAPPCWQSIPRVALSPSGELMGMVSREGPEPAQCLCPSLASLHAKDVLRRKHKRRSRQHQRFMAWKALLQEQGLLSMSPELRSSPLPAPSGALRGPEATSSGMQRQRNESRGASWSRKPTPTDSAGPWPSKCVAIDCEMVGTGPRGRVSELARCSVVSYHGDVLYDKYIRPEMPIVDYRTRWSGITRQHMRKAIPFQVAQKEILKLLKGKVVVGHALHNDFQALKYVHPRSQTRDTTYVPSLLHQPGLPTRARASLKDLALQLLHKKIQAGQHGHSSVEDAVTAMELYRLVEVRWEEQEARSLPPRPEDREPDSSTDMEQYMEDQYWPEDLAQAPHGGTGEAQD